A single genomic interval of Stieleria maiorica harbors:
- the purB gene encoding adenylosuccinate lyase: MTQSSSKSAESTYQNPLIERYSSREMATLWGPNRRFQTWRRLWIALAESEKELGIDISDTQLEQLRAFESNLNLDVAREYERIRRHDVMAHVEAYGDQCPDAKKIIHLGATSCFITDNADVILIRDALRLVARRLAATIDTMATFAAQYRDLPCLGFTHLQPAQPTTIGKRCCLWTYDLVLDLHEIEHRLETLCARSAKGTTGTQASFLQLFGGDHDKVRQLERRIAEKIGFDKTYAVTGQTYPRKVDAQLLDALSGIAQSLHKTATDIRLLANRKEIEEPIEKHQIGSSAMPYKRNPMRSERICALTRFVMSLQSSPAMTAATQWMERTLDDSANRRLVIPQAFLAIDASLVLMQNIASGFVVYPKTIEHNLAKELPYMETENIMMRAVEAGGDRQDLHERIRIHSREVAQRVNAEGKPNDMIERLKNDDAFSAVSFDTEINPLDFVGRAPEQVDEFIAQEIQPIRQRYADQDSLSVEVTV; the protein is encoded by the coding sequence ATGACCCAATCCTCGTCCAAATCCGCCGAATCAACGTACCAAAACCCCCTGATCGAACGCTATTCGTCTCGAGAAATGGCGACGCTGTGGGGTCCGAATCGACGTTTCCAGACGTGGCGACGCCTCTGGATTGCCCTGGCCGAGAGTGAAAAAGAGCTCGGAATCGATATTTCTGACACGCAATTGGAACAACTCCGTGCGTTCGAGTCCAATCTAAATCTGGACGTGGCCAGGGAATACGAGCGGATTCGGCGCCACGACGTGATGGCCCACGTCGAAGCCTACGGCGACCAGTGCCCCGATGCCAAAAAAATCATCCACCTGGGCGCCACCAGCTGTTTCATCACCGACAACGCCGACGTCATTTTGATTCGCGACGCATTGCGTTTGGTCGCCCGGCGTCTGGCCGCCACCATCGACACGATGGCCACCTTCGCCGCACAGTATCGCGACCTGCCCTGCCTGGGGTTCACCCACCTGCAACCGGCTCAGCCGACGACGATCGGCAAACGATGCTGCCTGTGGACCTATGACCTGGTGTTGGACCTGCACGAAATCGAACACCGGCTGGAAACGCTGTGCGCCCGCAGTGCCAAAGGCACTACCGGGACACAGGCCAGCTTCCTGCAGCTGTTCGGCGGTGACCACGACAAGGTCCGCCAGCTGGAACGCCGCATCGCCGAAAAAATCGGCTTCGACAAGACCTACGCCGTGACCGGGCAAACCTATCCCCGCAAGGTCGACGCCCAACTGCTCGACGCGCTCAGCGGGATCGCGCAAAGTCTGCACAAGACCGCCACCGACATCCGCCTGTTGGCCAACCGCAAAGAGATCGAAGAACCGATCGAAAAACACCAAATCGGTTCGTCGGCGATGCCCTACAAACGCAACCCGATGCGGAGCGAACGGATCTGTGCGCTGACGCGATTCGTGATGAGTCTGCAAAGCAGCCCGGCGATGACCGCTGCGACGCAGTGGATGGAACGCACGTTGGACGACAGCGCCAACCGCCGACTGGTGATCCCGCAAGCCTTCCTGGCCATCGACGCCTCGTTGGTGCTGATGCAAAACATCGCCAGCGGTTTCGTCGTCTATCCGAAAACCATCGAACACAACCTGGCCAAGGAACTGCCGTACATGGAAACGGAAAACATCATGATGCGGGCCGTCGAAGCCGGTGGCGATCGACAAGACCTGCACGAACGGATCCGTATCCACAGCCGCGAAGTCGCCCAGCGAGTCAACGCCGAAGGCAAGCCCAACGACATGATCGAACGACTGAAGAACGACGACGCCTTCTCCGCCGTCTCCTTCGACACCGAAATCAACCCGCTGGACTTCGTCGGCCGCGCCCCCGAGCAAGTCGACGAGTTCATCGCCCAAGAGATCCAACCGATCCGCCAGCGCTACGCCGATCAAGATTCGCTTAGCGTCGAAGTCACGGTGTAG
- a CDS encoding prenyltransferase/squalene oxidase repeat-containing protein, whose translation MLMLASSADAQTPAETAVESSSANIGETVSRDVHEIYAKGLGFLAQTQNERGTWPAGEGTGPGTTGLAVLAFLASGEDPNFGPHRDVIRKGLRHIIAGQSAVTGYISPSMYHHGFGMLALCEAYGVVDDSDLYSADESEARRSLAEATELAVRAALTAQKNNRRGGWRYAPNASDADTSVSGAVVMGLLAARNAGIEVPDESIDKAIDYFVSMTAEDGTVGYASVSEGGGESVARSSIVNLVLAIARRKDLPAYPSTLRYIVGNRDAQPTWPEYARYYQAQAYFQSDVAVWKQWNDRLVQQLKRDQKSDGSFDGDLGVTNSTSMSLLAIALNYRFLPIYER comes from the coding sequence ATGCTGATGTTGGCGAGTTCGGCAGATGCCCAGACACCCGCGGAGACTGCGGTGGAATCATCGTCGGCGAACATCGGCGAGACGGTCTCGCGGGACGTTCATGAGATCTATGCCAAGGGGTTGGGCTTCCTGGCGCAGACCCAGAATGAACGGGGCACCTGGCCGGCGGGGGAGGGTACCGGACCGGGAACGACGGGGTTGGCCGTGTTGGCGTTCCTGGCGTCCGGTGAAGACCCCAACTTTGGTCCGCATCGCGATGTGATCCGGAAAGGGTTGCGGCACATCATCGCCGGCCAGTCGGCGGTGACCGGATACATTTCGCCGAGCATGTATCACCACGGATTCGGCATGTTGGCCCTGTGCGAGGCCTATGGGGTGGTGGATGATTCGGACCTGTATTCGGCCGACGAATCGGAAGCCCGGCGCAGTCTGGCCGAGGCGACCGAGTTGGCGGTTCGCGCGGCATTGACGGCACAAAAGAACAATCGCAGGGGCGGATGGCGGTACGCACCCAACGCCAGCGACGCCGACACGTCCGTCTCTGGCGCCGTCGTGATGGGATTGCTGGCCGCCCGCAATGCGGGGATCGAGGTGCCGGATGAATCGATCGACAAAGCCATCGACTACTTCGTCAGCATGACGGCCGAGGACGGCACGGTCGGCTACGCCAGCGTCAGCGAAGGCGGCGGCGAGTCGGTCGCCCGCAGCAGCATCGTCAACCTGGTGCTCGCCATCGCCAGACGCAAGGACTTGCCGGCCTATCCATCGACACTGCGGTACATCGTCGGCAATCGTGATGCCCAGCCGACCTGGCCCGAATACGCGCGCTACTATCAAGCCCAGGCCTACTTTCAATCCGACGTCGCGGTTTGGAAGCAGTGGAACGATCGCTTGGTGCAGCAACTGAAACGCGACCAAAAGTCCGACGGAAGTTTTGATGGAGATCTCGGAGTGACCAACAGCACCTCGATGTCCTTGCTGGCGATCGCATTGAACTACCGATTTCTACCGATCTATGAACGATAA
- a CDS encoding membrane or secreted protein, whose amino-acid sequence MRIGLHLIRSSATFLCGFALLSLGHLSIAAKPVQQEQAADAAPAAGQPSAPAAPQAAAGAYVPAVDVLPESTAGVVRIPELPSFCDAWERTQIGLLLASAEMQPFLDDQRERARTYFDSLDRKIGLKPDDLYEIASGEVVVAWMAFPDDKRRPYALSVIADVRDRKAEADAAADKIDAELKAGGATRKDVTHGGETIRVYRTKPKPGQLKIEEIALTWNDQRFIAADRASVIQDALDVLAEKSPAKAFSARPSFQQVLAESSTAIESASDQGATLCWQWYAEPFAMGRILREVFEYDRRDDLDVIELLERQGFGVIEAVGGVGVVAGQRFDILHSGIVLAPGKLTKAARMLQAKNSIRLPIPAWPTDDSGAFFRFNWELESAFWAAESLVNDALGEDLFRPMIEGIRDDPEGPQIDIAKDFLPNLENEVILITDNTLPAGPESDRMLVALRIKNADVVAKVVQKAMEVEPDAIKLEVAEFDVWRVERGKNDSDDIDAQLAALGFDEDIEDEESAPLLNHWAIAVVKGPQPDGADYLMFSSHSELLVKLGQRVRSGALGNDLASTEATRTIVAAIDDLNAGNLVTYDSVFHPSIALRARYELLRKGELKDSDSLIANLLRRIVENGEEGEPDPIQAGKLPPFESIKQFFTSGGAFWQKTDSGWTMTGFLMAK is encoded by the coding sequence ATGAGAATTGGTCTTCATTTGATTCGTTCGTCGGCGACATTCCTGTGCGGATTCGCCCTTTTGTCCCTCGGCCATTTGTCGATTGCTGCCAAACCGGTGCAGCAGGAGCAAGCGGCCGACGCCGCCCCGGCTGCGGGGCAACCGAGTGCACCGGCGGCGCCGCAGGCCGCCGCGGGCGCGTATGTTCCGGCGGTGGATGTGTTGCCCGAGTCGACCGCCGGGGTCGTTCGGATCCCGGAACTGCCGTCGTTTTGCGACGCCTGGGAGCGGACCCAGATCGGTCTGCTGTTGGCCTCGGCCGAAATGCAGCCGTTTTTGGATGACCAGCGCGAACGCGCCCGGACGTACTTCGACTCGCTGGACCGCAAGATCGGATTGAAGCCCGATGATCTGTACGAGATCGCGTCGGGTGAGGTCGTGGTGGCTTGGATGGCATTCCCCGATGACAAGCGTCGACCGTATGCATTGAGCGTGATCGCGGACGTTCGAGACCGGAAAGCGGAAGCGGATGCGGCCGCCGATAAAATTGATGCCGAGTTAAAGGCCGGAGGAGCGACGCGCAAGGATGTCACCCACGGCGGTGAAACGATTCGCGTGTACCGCACCAAACCGAAGCCGGGGCAGTTGAAAATCGAAGAGATCGCGTTGACTTGGAATGACCAGCGATTCATCGCTGCCGACCGCGCCAGCGTGATCCAGGATGCGTTGGATGTGCTGGCGGAAAAGTCGCCCGCCAAGGCGTTCTCCGCTCGCCCGTCTTTCCAGCAAGTGCTCGCGGAGTCGTCCACGGCGATCGAATCGGCCAGCGACCAGGGCGCGACGTTGTGTTGGCAATGGTATGCCGAGCCGTTCGCGATGGGGCGAATTTTGCGCGAGGTGTTCGAGTACGATCGCCGTGACGATTTGGACGTGATCGAGTTGCTCGAACGTCAGGGATTCGGCGTGATCGAAGCTGTCGGCGGAGTCGGCGTGGTCGCCGGGCAACGGTTCGACATCCTGCACTCGGGCATCGTGCTCGCGCCCGGAAAGCTGACCAAAGCCGCCCGCATGTTGCAGGCCAAAAACTCGATCCGGTTGCCGATCCCCGCTTGGCCCACCGACGACTCCGGAGCGTTCTTTCGGTTCAATTGGGAACTGGAGTCTGCCTTCTGGGCGGCCGAGTCGCTGGTCAACGATGCACTGGGGGAAGACCTGTTTCGTCCGATGATCGAAGGGATCCGCGATGACCCCGAGGGGCCGCAGATCGATATCGCCAAAGACTTTCTGCCCAACTTGGAAAACGAGGTGATTCTGATCACCGACAACACGCTGCCGGCCGGACCGGAGTCGGATCGGATGTTGGTCGCGCTGCGGATCAAGAACGCCGACGTGGTTGCCAAAGTCGTTCAAAAGGCGATGGAGGTCGAACCCGATGCGATCAAGTTGGAGGTCGCCGAGTTTGATGTTTGGCGGGTCGAACGCGGCAAGAACGACAGCGACGATATCGATGCCCAATTGGCCGCACTCGGATTTGACGAGGACATCGAGGACGAGGAAAGCGCGCCGCTGTTGAACCATTGGGCCATCGCCGTCGTCAAAGGTCCGCAACCCGACGGAGCGGATTACCTGATGTTTTCCAGCCATAGCGAACTGCTGGTCAAACTGGGACAACGTGTCCGCTCGGGTGCTTTGGGGAACGATTTGGCGTCGACCGAAGCCACGCGAACGATCGTCGCGGCAATCGATGACCTGAACGCCGGAAACCTGGTGACCTATGACAGTGTCTTTCACCCCAGCATCGCGTTGCGGGCACGTTACGAATTGCTGCGGAAAGGCGAGTTGAAGGACAGCGATTCGTTGATCGCCAATCTGTTGCGACGGATCGTGGAGAATGGCGAAGAGGGAGAGCCGGACCCGATCCAGGCCGGCAAGCTGCCGCCGTTTGAATCGATCAAACAATTCTTCACCAGCGGCGGAGCGTTCTGGCAAAAGACCGACAGCGGCTGGACGATGACCGGGTTCCTGATGGCCAAGTAG
- a CDS encoding c-type cytochrome domain-containing protein yields MSMFLRCPVRFVFAACALAILLGSTSLKAQERTAVDDEGRIVDFQRDIVPILRVRCLECHNEQEAKGDFRVDDAETFLSYVEPEDAEYSTVLADYMLSDDPDMLMPPPSKGGPLSPQELALVRVWIDEGAHWPEDALVDPLSDQASEDALAAPVVAAPKSLLDRVWAFQGFLHPATVHFPIALLLFGAMFVVLGWKWPSLGQQVPLACLLLGALMAIASTAMGWSFAMEKGYGSWTKVDMDSEVFWHRWSGVIVTVTSAVLALVALRAWSTNNVKLERTWKIGLLVVAGMVGAVGHQGGEMTYGKDFYPKAFRILLGTEGQPTDVEFAEEPAALADDEVVAATVAHASSN; encoded by the coding sequence ATGTCCATGTTCTTGCGTTGTCCCGTCCGCTTTGTTTTTGCCGCGTGCGCGCTGGCAATCTTGCTCGGCAGCACGTCATTGAAGGCACAGGAACGAACCGCCGTGGATGACGAAGGGCGGATCGTCGATTTCCAACGCGACATCGTTCCCATCTTGCGGGTGCGTTGTCTGGAGTGTCATAACGAGCAGGAAGCCAAGGGCGACTTTCGTGTCGACGACGCCGAGACGTTTTTGTCGTATGTCGAACCCGAGGACGCCGAGTACAGCACGGTGTTGGCCGACTACATGCTTTCGGACGATCCCGACATGCTGATGCCGCCTCCTTCCAAAGGCGGGCCGCTTTCACCCCAAGAGTTGGCGCTGGTTCGGGTTTGGATCGACGAGGGTGCTCACTGGCCCGAGGACGCGTTGGTCGATCCGTTGTCGGACCAAGCGTCGGAGGACGCGTTGGCCGCACCGGTTGTGGCGGCTCCCAAGTCACTGCTGGATCGCGTCTGGGCGTTCCAGGGGTTCTTGCACCCGGCGACCGTCCATTTCCCGATCGCGCTGTTGTTGTTCGGCGCGATGTTTGTGGTCTTGGGTTGGAAATGGCCCAGCTTGGGCCAGCAGGTCCCGTTGGCGTGTCTGTTGTTGGGGGCGCTGATGGCGATCGCGTCGACCGCGATGGGATGGTCGTTCGCGATGGAGAAAGGCTATGGCTCGTGGACCAAGGTCGACATGGACAGCGAAGTGTTCTGGCATCGTTGGAGCGGCGTGATCGTGACGGTCACCTCGGCCGTGTTGGCTTTGGTCGCGTTGCGGGCATGGTCGACAAACAACGTCAAGTTGGAACGCACCTGGAAAATCGGCTTGTTGGTCGTCGCGGGCATGGTCGGCGCGGTCGGACACCAGGGCGGCGAGATGACGTATGGCAAGGATTTTTATCCCAAGGCGTTCCGAATCCTGTTGGGCACCGAGGGGCAACCGACCGACGTCGAGTTCGCCGAGGAACCCGCGGCCCTGGCCGACGATGAAGTCGTCGCCGCGACCGTCGCACACGCTTCATCGAACTGA
- the queC gene encoding 7-cyano-7-deazaguanine synthase QueC has protein sequence MTEKRPPAVVLLSGGLDSATCMAIAREQDFAIHALSFRYGQRHEYELDRAVALAKHFDAVSHRIVEINLSQFGGSALTDQSIVVPKADSVEQIGNEIPVTYVPARNTVFLSLALAFAETIGSVDLFIGVNSLDYSGYPDCRPEYIAAFQTMANLATQSGTSGRKLTIHTPLINLTKGEIIQTGLRLGVDYSMTLSCYDPGPGGKPCGHCDACLLRQKGFNENHLQDPAG, from the coding sequence GTGACCGAAAAACGCCCTCCCGCCGTCGTCCTGCTCTCCGGCGGACTCGACAGCGCCACCTGCATGGCGATCGCCCGCGAGCAAGACTTTGCCATCCACGCGCTCAGCTTTCGCTACGGGCAACGTCACGAATACGAACTCGATCGCGCCGTCGCCCTGGCGAAACACTTCGATGCCGTCTCGCACCGCATCGTCGAGATCAATCTGTCCCAATTCGGTGGATCGGCACTGACCGATCAGTCGATCGTCGTTCCCAAAGCCGACTCGGTCGAACAAATCGGCAACGAAATTCCCGTGACCTATGTCCCGGCGCGGAACACCGTTTTCCTGTCGCTGGCGTTGGCCTTTGCCGAAACCATCGGGTCGGTTGATCTGTTCATCGGCGTCAACTCACTGGACTACAGCGGCTATCCCGATTGCCGTCCGGAGTACATTGCCGCGTTCCAAACGATGGCCAATCTGGCGACCCAAAGCGGAACCAGCGGACGAAAGCTGACGATCCACACGCCGCTGATCAATCTGACCAAAGGCGAGATCATTCAAACCGGTCTCCGATTGGGCGTCGACTATTCGATGACCCTGTCCTGCTATGACCCTGGCCCAGGCGGAAAACCCTGCGGCCACTGCGACGCCTGCCTGCTGCGGCAAAAAGGCTTCAACGAAAACCACCTGCAAGACCCCGCCGGGTGA
- a CDS encoding DHH family phosphoesterase has product MTVNWKRFADQISHYQSFVLVSHVRPDCDALGSELGMAYILRKLGKQVRIINAHRVPPSLQFLDPAGNIEILGEDVEAEDISADCIMILDTSAWVQLGDMADVVRAAPCDKMVLDHHVGEDDLGATMYKDYQAEACGTLVVQAADALGVPLVRPMAVPLFAAIATDTGWFRFGSVNADTYRVIARLVDTGVVPAEVYSDLYERDTLARLKLRGLILSRTESELDGALMHTYVETRDFEAVGALPSDTEDSVNLTLAVENTKAAVIFVGQRMGGFKISFRSRCDLAVNEIAQRFGGGGHKAAAGAFQEGTLSDVKARVLPVVIEELQKVL; this is encoded by the coding sequence ATGACCGTCAACTGGAAACGCTTTGCCGACCAGATCAGCCACTACCAATCCTTCGTCCTGGTCAGCCACGTGCGACCGGATTGCGACGCCTTGGGCAGCGAACTCGGGATGGCGTACATCCTTCGCAAACTGGGTAAACAGGTGCGGATCATCAACGCCCACCGCGTCCCGCCATCGCTGCAGTTTCTCGATCCGGCCGGCAACATCGAAATCCTGGGTGAGGACGTCGAAGCCGAAGACATCTCGGCCGATTGCATCATGATCCTGGACACCAGTGCTTGGGTCCAACTGGGCGACATGGCCGATGTCGTCCGCGCCGCGCCGTGCGACAAGATGGTGCTGGACCACCACGTCGGCGAAGACGACTTGGGGGCGACGATGTACAAGGATTACCAGGCCGAAGCCTGCGGAACCTTGGTCGTGCAAGCGGCCGATGCGTTGGGCGTCCCGCTGGTCCGGCCGATGGCCGTGCCGTTGTTCGCGGCGATCGCCACCGACACCGGCTGGTTCCGTTTCGGCAGCGTCAACGCAGACACGTACCGCGTGATCGCCCGGCTGGTGGACACCGGCGTGGTTCCGGCAGAGGTCTACAGCGACCTGTATGAACGCGACACGCTGGCACGGCTGAAACTGCGCGGTTTAATCCTCTCGCGGACCGAGAGCGAACTCGACGGGGCGCTGATGCACACGTATGTCGAAACCCGCGACTTCGAAGCGGTGGGCGCCCTGCCGAGCGACACCGAGGATTCGGTCAATCTGACGCTGGCGGTGGAAAACACCAAGGCCGCCGTGATCTTCGTCGGCCAACGCATGGGCGGATTTAAAATCTCATTCCGCAGCCGCTGCGACCTTGCCGTCAACGAGATCGCCCAACGGTTCGGCGGCGGCGGACACAAGGCGGCCGCCGGCGCGTTCCAAGAAGGCACACTCAGCGACGTCAAAGCTCGCGTGCTGCCCGTCGTGATCGAGGAACTTCAGAAGGTGCTTTAG
- a CDS encoding 3'-5' exoribonuclease YhaM family protein — protein MPRTLVTDLSDGQSLDQPFRLADKQIRVNRQGGKYLLLKLADRSGTIVAMMWNADDSDYEKIHRGGYVHCVGRTQVHQGALQIILTAIDDLADTEVDPSDFDQFDAAASDQALATLRELVGNLRNVHLRGLGNTFLSDEDFVARFRLATAAVSNHHAYPGGLLRHTVDLMEICQFLGPRYPGVDTELLMFGAFLHDLGKIEEISASGELSYTDRGQLVGHVVIGVQMLGDAITRYEGDSGEAFPNDLRLQLEHLIVSHHGQLEFGSPRLPATLEAIALHHIDNLDAKITSFTSLIESDLTNSEHWTVYHPSIGRKLWKKQ, from the coding sequence GTGCCTCGAACGCTTGTCACCGACCTGTCCGACGGCCAATCACTCGACCAGCCCTTTCGTCTGGCTGACAAACAAATCCGCGTCAATCGCCAAGGCGGCAAGTACCTGTTGCTGAAACTGGCCGACCGCAGTGGGACGATCGTCGCGATGATGTGGAACGCCGATGATTCGGACTACGAAAAGATCCACCGTGGCGGCTATGTGCATTGCGTCGGCCGCACCCAAGTCCATCAGGGTGCGTTGCAAATCATCCTGACCGCGATCGACGATCTGGCCGATACCGAGGTCGACCCGAGCGACTTTGACCAGTTCGATGCCGCCGCTTCCGACCAAGCCTTGGCGACCCTTCGCGAGCTGGTCGGCAACTTGCGCAACGTTCACTTGCGCGGACTGGGAAACACATTCCTGTCCGATGAAGACTTTGTCGCCAGATTCCGCCTGGCCACCGCCGCGGTTTCCAACCACCACGCCTACCCCGGCGGCCTGCTGCGTCACACCGTGGACCTGATGGAAATCTGTCAGTTTCTGGGCCCCCGCTACCCCGGCGTGGACACCGAACTGTTGATGTTCGGCGCCTTCCTGCATGACCTGGGCAAGATCGAAGAGATCTCCGCCAGCGGCGAACTCAGCTACACCGACCGCGGCCAATTGGTCGGACACGTTGTGATCGGCGTGCAAATGTTGGGCGACGCGATCACCCGGTATGAAGGAGACAGCGGCGAAGCGTTCCCCAACGATCTGCGGCTGCAACTGGAACACCTGATCGTTTCCCACCACGGCCAACTGGAATTCGGTAGCCCACGCCTGCCGGCCACGTTGGAAGCGATCGCGCTGCATCACATCGACAACCTGGATGCCAAAATCACTTCCTTTACCAGTCTGATCGAATCGGATTTGACCAACAGCGAACACTGGACGGTCTACCATCCATCGATCGGACGCAAGCTGTGGAAAAAGCAGTGA
- the ppk1 gene encoding polyphosphate kinase 1: MAKTAKKKKQGSRLSARQARIDRPLPTDRFLNRELSWLAFNQRVLAQAADSTLPILERAKFLAITSSNLDEFMMVRVGGLKILHQRNPTQRDPAGMVALEQLQAVAEKGHEIVSRQYQLLRDEVQPKLEAAGIAHVDLAHASEAEHVAATARFWRDVFPVLSPQAVSADSFPLLQGLGLHLFVRLKRDPETRLGKASDNSDSDNDSPAEETSEYALIPMGRSLPRVLPISGDKRHGYVLLERLTAHFVDEFFPGREVIECVPFRLTRNADIEFREDAASDLLGGMEEILENRRYARPVRLEYGASASAEAVEFLQKVHQLHAEDLYAIDGPIDLSFLFTLHGEEGFDQHRDEVWPAKPHPRIDPEEPMFTTIAAGDLLLVHPYDRFDSVVRLIEEAAADPDVLAIKQVLYRTSKNSPVVAALERAAERGKYVTAIVELKARFDEARNIEWAKEMERAGVQVIYGIHGLKTHAKVCIIVRREPQGIVRYMHFGTGNYNEATSKLYSDISLLTCDEVLGRDATNFFNAITGASQPRALEELAAAPTTMRRRFLDLIEEETQRSLQGGRGQITAKLNALVDPEVIDTLYRASRAGVKIRLNVRGQCCLRPGVKGLSESIEVISIIDRFLEHARIFCFHQDGDEKLLIGSADWMTRNLDRRVELLVPVADRKCCDRLKEVLETYFQDNTNCWQMMHDGEYRQKDRGDEPPLRSQRVLYDRVVNTWKKAESSRRATFRPISAGS, encoded by the coding sequence GTGGCGAAAACCGCAAAGAAAAAGAAGCAGGGATCGAGACTCTCGGCGCGTCAAGCTCGAATCGATCGGCCGCTGCCGACGGATCGGTTTCTCAACCGCGAACTGAGTTGGCTGGCGTTCAATCAACGCGTCTTGGCCCAGGCGGCCGACAGCACGTTGCCAATTCTCGAACGCGCCAAATTCCTGGCCATCACCAGTTCTAACCTGGACGAATTCATGATGGTCCGGGTCGGGGGACTGAAAATCTTGCACCAACGCAACCCCACCCAGCGGGACCCGGCCGGGATGGTGGCATTGGAACAATTGCAGGCGGTCGCCGAAAAGGGACACGAGATCGTGTCGCGGCAGTACCAGCTGTTGCGCGACGAAGTGCAGCCGAAGTTGGAGGCGGCGGGAATCGCACATGTCGATTTGGCGCACGCCAGCGAGGCCGAACACGTCGCCGCGACCGCCCGCTTCTGGCGCGACGTGTTTCCCGTGCTGTCGCCCCAAGCCGTTTCGGCGGACAGCTTTCCACTCCTGCAGGGACTGGGGCTGCACCTGTTTGTCCGCCTGAAACGGGATCCCGAGACGCGATTGGGAAAGGCCAGCGACAACTCGGATTCGGACAACGATTCACCGGCGGAGGAAACGTCCGAGTACGCGCTGATTCCGATGGGCCGATCGCTGCCGCGGGTGTTGCCGATCTCCGGCGACAAACGCCACGGGTATGTTTTGCTGGAACGTTTGACCGCACATTTTGTCGACGAATTCTTCCCCGGTCGCGAAGTCATCGAGTGTGTCCCGTTTCGGCTGACGCGCAACGCCGACATCGAATTCCGCGAGGACGCCGCCAGTGACTTGTTGGGCGGGATGGAGGAGATTCTTGAGAACCGGCGCTATGCCAGGCCCGTCCGGCTGGAATACGGCGCGTCGGCCAGCGCGGAGGCGGTGGAGTTCTTGCAGAAGGTCCATCAACTGCACGCCGAAGACTTGTATGCGATCGACGGACCGATCGATTTGAGTTTCCTGTTCACGCTGCACGGCGAAGAGGGGTTCGATCAACATCGCGACGAGGTTTGGCCGGCCAAGCCGCACCCGCGGATCGATCCCGAAGAGCCGATGTTCACGACGATCGCGGCGGGCGACCTGTTGTTGGTGCATCCCTACGATCGGTTCGATTCCGTCGTCCGGCTGATCGAAGAGGCGGCGGCCGATCCGGACGTGCTGGCGATCAAGCAGGTGTTGTACCGGACCAGCAAAAACAGTCCCGTCGTTGCGGCGCTCGAACGCGCCGCCGAACGTGGAAAGTACGTCACGGCGATCGTCGAGTTGAAGGCTCGATTCGACGAGGCGCGGAACATCGAGTGGGCCAAGGAAATGGAACGCGCCGGGGTTCAAGTCATCTACGGAATCCACGGGTTAAAAACGCACGCCAAGGTGTGCATCATCGTACGCCGCGAACCCCAAGGGATCGTCCGTTACATGCACTTCGGGACCGGCAACTACAACGAGGCCACGTCAAAACTGTACAGCGACATTTCGCTGTTGACCTGTGACGAGGTGTTGGGACGCGACGCGACGAACTTCTTCAACGCGATCACCGGCGCCAGCCAGCCCCGGGCTCTGGAAGAACTCGCCGCCGCACCGACGACGATGCGCCGCCGTTTCCTGGATTTGATCGAAGAGGAAACGCAGCGCAGTCTGCAGGGGGGACGCGGGCAAATCACCGCCAAACTGAACGCGTTGGTCGATCCCGAGGTGATCGACACGCTCTATCGCGCCAGTCGGGCGGGCGTGAAGATCCGGTTGAACGTGCGTGGCCAGTGCTGTCTGCGGCCCGGCGTGAAAGGGTTAAGCGAGTCGATCGAAGTGATCTCGATCATCGATCGGTTCTTGGAGCACGCGCGGATCTTTTGTTTCCATCAGGACGGTGATGAAAAGCTGTTGATCGGCAGCGCAGACTGGATGACCCGCAACTTGGATCGCCGCGTCGAACTGTTGGTGCCCGTGGCCGACCGCAAATGCTGTGATCGGTTGAAGGAAGTGTTGGAAACCTATTTCCAGGACAACACCAACTGCTGGCAGATGATGCACGACGGCGAGTACCGTCAAAAGGACCGCGGCGACGAACCGCCGCTGCGATCCCAGCGGGTGCTGTACGACCGTGTCGTCAACACCTGGAAGAAGGCCGAATCGAGTCGCCGTGCGACGTTCCGCCCGATCAGCGCGGGCAGCTGA